In Oreochromis aureus strain Israel breed Guangdong linkage group 20, ZZ_aureus, whole genome shotgun sequence, the following are encoded in one genomic region:
- the si:dkey-16n15.6 gene encoding organic solute transporter subunit alpha isoform X1, whose product MGQTKRKKKKKRTICSSHINCWLLKMNLDPTPVPYLYLSMINIFSQTGSVRVNTERIGEAWKSFYIKLQLLEAIKNELWLFLIPAGLAVILLCLFLEEVGFFLRNISSFRRRYLYLWILGMYPVFAFMSLIALYVPRSSSLCNFIASLYHSITLLKFMGLITDFFGGKVRMLATLSGQQVTPDPFPCCCCCCLPMVTINSGSRAWMMAAVLQLSVVRSILFFVTLVLWTDEQYDYGDVDSVDPNLYVNSIIGVSTFVSFYGHLLFYKATKSALHGYGLRAKFICIILVLVLCGLQSGILETMGALEVIPCTPPFSVLARSQLIYHYSVIVEMFCIGLYARHTFRKVEPSEMETEELLDVWRMEKAVQTEEIQAMHHKASVLSEEARPGGCLINASYSPSYNSDSEDSLCRIEHAPLDGFHFPQANGQHSRSSETVEPRCVDEPGVALTHITVRADVNDQESKDVTVV is encoded by the exons atgggacagacaaaaagaaaaaaaaaaaaaaaaagaactatttGTTCTTCTCACATAAACTGTTGGCTGCTCAAGATGAACTTGGATCCCACACCTGTCCCCTACCTGTATCTATCAATGATTAACATCTTTAGTCAGACAGGAAGTGTTCGGGTCAACACGGAAAGGATAGGAGAGGCCTGGAAGTCTTTCTACATAAAACTACAGCTTCTGGAAG cCATTAAAAATGAGCTGTGGCTCTTCCTCATCCCAGCCGGCCTGGCTGTCATTttactttgtttgtttctggaAGAGGTTGGCTTCTTCTTGCGCAATATTTCCTCATTCAGACGTCGATATCTCTACCTTTGGATATTAGGAATGTATCCG GTGTTTGCCTTCATGTCTCTGATAGCACTGTATGTGCCCCGTTCCTCCTCTCTTTGTAACTTCATTGCTTCTCT GTATCACTCTATCACCTTGTTGAAATTCATGGGACTGATCACAGACTTCTTTGGAGGGAAAGTGCGTATGCTGGCTACGTTGTCTGGACAGCAGGTAACTCCAGATCCttttccctgctgctgctgctgctgcctcccaATGGTGACCATCAACAG CGGCAGCCGGGCCTGGATGATGGCTGCTGTCCTGCAGCTCTCTGTGGTCCGCAGCATCTTGTTCTTTGTGACTTTGGTGCTGTGGACAGATGAACAGTATGACTATGGTGAT GTGGATTCAGTTGACCCCAACTTGTATGTGAACAGCATCATAGGTGTGTCAACTTTCGTGTCCTTTTATGGCCACCTATTGTTTTACAAAGCAACAAAGAGTGCGTTACATGGCTATGGACTGAGAGCCAAGTTCATCTGTATCATCCTGGTGCTGGTCCTGTGTGGCCTGCAGAGTGGCATCTTAGAGACTATGGGGGCTCTGGAGGTTATCCCCTGCACACCACCTTTCTCTGTCTTGGCCCGGTCTCAGT TGATCTACCACTACAGTGTGATTGTGGAGATGTTTTGCATTGGCCTGTATGCCCGCCACACATTCCGTAAGGTGGAGCCGAGTGAAATGGAGACGGAGGAGCTGCTTGATGTATGGAGAATGGAAAAGGCTGTCCAAACGGAAGAAATTCAGGCGATGCATCACAAAGCCAGCGTGCTATCAGAGGAGGCTCGGCCTGGTGGATGTCTCATCAACGCCTCCTATAGTCCCAGTTACAACAGTGACAGCGAAGACAGCCTGTGCAGGATAGAGCATGCACCTCTGGATGGTTTCCACTTTCCTCAGGCGAACGGTCAGCACTCAAGGAGTTCAGAGACAGTGGAGCCCAGGTGTGTGGATGAGCCCGGCGTAGCTCTGACACACATTACTGTCAGGGCTGATGTAAATGACCAGGAGTCGAAAGATGTCACTGTGGTTTGA
- the si:dkey-16n15.6 gene encoding organic solute transporter subunit alpha isoform X2, translated as MRSRANCSWIGPEIPLSSQIFTAIKNELWLFLIPAGLAVILLCLFLEEVGFFLRNISSFRRRYLYLWILGMYPVFAFMSLIALYVPRSSSLCNFIASLYHSITLLKFMGLITDFFGGKVRMLATLSGQQVTPDPFPCCCCCCLPMVTINSGSRAWMMAAVLQLSVVRSILFFVTLVLWTDEQYDYGDVDSVDPNLYVNSIIGVSTFVSFYGHLLFYKATKSALHGYGLRAKFICIILVLVLCGLQSGILETMGALEVIPCTPPFSVLARSQLIYHYSVIVEMFCIGLYARHTFRKVEPSEMETEELLDVWRMEKAVQTEEIQAMHHKASVLSEEARPGGCLINASYSPSYNSDSEDSLCRIEHAPLDGFHFPQANGQHSRSSETVEPRCVDEPGVALTHITVRADVNDQESKDVTVV; from the exons ATGAGAAGTAGGGccaactgcagctggattgggCCTGAGATCCCTCTGTCATCACAAATTTTTACTG cCATTAAAAATGAGCTGTGGCTCTTCCTCATCCCAGCCGGCCTGGCTGTCATTttactttgtttgtttctggaAGAGGTTGGCTTCTTCTTGCGCAATATTTCCTCATTCAGACGTCGATATCTCTACCTTTGGATATTAGGAATGTATCCG GTGTTTGCCTTCATGTCTCTGATAGCACTGTATGTGCCCCGTTCCTCCTCTCTTTGTAACTTCATTGCTTCTCT GTATCACTCTATCACCTTGTTGAAATTCATGGGACTGATCACAGACTTCTTTGGAGGGAAAGTGCGTATGCTGGCTACGTTGTCTGGACAGCAGGTAACTCCAGATCCttttccctgctgctgctgctgctgcctcccaATGGTGACCATCAACAG CGGCAGCCGGGCCTGGATGATGGCTGCTGTCCTGCAGCTCTCTGTGGTCCGCAGCATCTTGTTCTTTGTGACTTTGGTGCTGTGGACAGATGAACAGTATGACTATGGTGAT GTGGATTCAGTTGACCCCAACTTGTATGTGAACAGCATCATAGGTGTGTCAACTTTCGTGTCCTTTTATGGCCACCTATTGTTTTACAAAGCAACAAAGAGTGCGTTACATGGCTATGGACTGAGAGCCAAGTTCATCTGTATCATCCTGGTGCTGGTCCTGTGTGGCCTGCAGAGTGGCATCTTAGAGACTATGGGGGCTCTGGAGGTTATCCCCTGCACACCACCTTTCTCTGTCTTGGCCCGGTCTCAGT TGATCTACCACTACAGTGTGATTGTGGAGATGTTTTGCATTGGCCTGTATGCCCGCCACACATTCCGTAAGGTGGAGCCGAGTGAAATGGAGACGGAGGAGCTGCTTGATGTATGGAGAATGGAAAAGGCTGTCCAAACGGAAGAAATTCAGGCGATGCATCACAAAGCCAGCGTGCTATCAGAGGAGGCTCGGCCTGGTGGATGTCTCATCAACGCCTCCTATAGTCCCAGTTACAACAGTGACAGCGAAGACAGCCTGTGCAGGATAGAGCATGCACCTCTGGATGGTTTCCACTTTCCTCAGGCGAACGGTCAGCACTCAAGGAGTTCAGAGACAGTGGAGCCCAGGTGTGTGGATGAGCCCGGCGTAGCTCTGACACACATTACTGTCAGGGCTGATGTAAATGACCAGGAGTCGAAAGATGTCACTGTGGTTTGA
- the si:dkey-16n15.6 gene encoding organic solute transporter subunit alpha isoform X3 — translation MSLIALYVPRSSSLCNFIASLYHSITLLKFMGLITDFFGGKVRMLATLSGQQVTPDPFPCCCCCCLPMVTINSGSRAWMMAAVLQLSVVRSILFFVTLVLWTDEQYDYGDVDSVDPNLYVNSIIGVSTFVSFYGHLLFYKATKSALHGYGLRAKFICIILVLVLCGLQSGILETMGALEVIPCTPPFSVLARSQLIYHYSVIVEMFCIGLYARHTFRKVEPSEMETEELLDVWRMEKAVQTEEIQAMHHKASVLSEEARPGGCLINASYSPSYNSDSEDSLCRIEHAPLDGFHFPQANGQHSRSSETVEPRCVDEPGVALTHITVRADVNDQESKDVTVV, via the exons ATGTCTCTGATAGCACTGTATGTGCCCCGTTCCTCCTCTCTTTGTAACTTCATTGCTTCTCT GTATCACTCTATCACCTTGTTGAAATTCATGGGACTGATCACAGACTTCTTTGGAGGGAAAGTGCGTATGCTGGCTACGTTGTCTGGACAGCAGGTAACTCCAGATCCttttccctgctgctgctgctgctgcctcccaATGGTGACCATCAACAG CGGCAGCCGGGCCTGGATGATGGCTGCTGTCCTGCAGCTCTCTGTGGTCCGCAGCATCTTGTTCTTTGTGACTTTGGTGCTGTGGACAGATGAACAGTATGACTATGGTGAT GTGGATTCAGTTGACCCCAACTTGTATGTGAACAGCATCATAGGTGTGTCAACTTTCGTGTCCTTTTATGGCCACCTATTGTTTTACAAAGCAACAAAGAGTGCGTTACATGGCTATGGACTGAGAGCCAAGTTCATCTGTATCATCCTGGTGCTGGTCCTGTGTGGCCTGCAGAGTGGCATCTTAGAGACTATGGGGGCTCTGGAGGTTATCCCCTGCACACCACCTTTCTCTGTCTTGGCCCGGTCTCAGT TGATCTACCACTACAGTGTGATTGTGGAGATGTTTTGCATTGGCCTGTATGCCCGCCACACATTCCGTAAGGTGGAGCCGAGTGAAATGGAGACGGAGGAGCTGCTTGATGTATGGAGAATGGAAAAGGCTGTCCAAACGGAAGAAATTCAGGCGATGCATCACAAAGCCAGCGTGCTATCAGAGGAGGCTCGGCCTGGTGGATGTCTCATCAACGCCTCCTATAGTCCCAGTTACAACAGTGACAGCGAAGACAGCCTGTGCAGGATAGAGCATGCACCTCTGGATGGTTTCCACTTTCCTCAGGCGAACGGTCAGCACTCAAGGAGTTCAGAGACAGTGGAGCCCAGGTGTGTGGATGAGCCCGGCGTAGCTCTGACACACATTACTGTCAGGGCTGATGTAAATGACCAGGAGTCGAAAGATGTCACTGTGGTTTGA